The proteins below are encoded in one region of Acidithiobacillus ferrooxidans ATCC 23270:
- the lptC gene encoding LPS export ABC transporter periplasmic protein LptC, whose amino-acid sequence MPRKVMPRLRTPGLGISLLLLVLTALVWWSWPQHPISLPQIDWHGQIHKGDQAAEDVVMRQYTAAGNLDLLATAQAAYHVPGVDQTVLSQVAVERFKPGQQTHLRADQGLVDDRSQRITLWGNVVGTLQPDTRLLTERVYYDPQTGIITSPEPVRLERGRDWMTGVGLRASVKTQEVDILHEVRGAYIP is encoded by the coding sequence ATGCCGCGCAAGGTGATGCCGCGACTCCGTACCCCGGGGCTGGGCATCTCTCTGCTGCTGCTGGTTCTCACGGCGCTGGTGTGGTGGTCCTGGCCGCAGCATCCCATATCCCTGCCGCAGATCGACTGGCATGGACAAATCCATAAGGGAGACCAGGCCGCCGAAGATGTGGTGATGCGCCAGTACACGGCGGCCGGAAACCTGGATTTGCTGGCCACTGCCCAGGCGGCCTATCATGTGCCGGGCGTCGATCAGACCGTGCTCAGCCAGGTTGCCGTCGAGCGGTTCAAACCCGGACAGCAGACGCATCTGCGTGCCGACCAGGGTCTGGTCGATGATCGCAGCCAGCGGATTACCTTATGGGGGAATGTGGTTGGCACCTTGCAACCAGACACCCGACTGCTCACCGAAAGGGTGTACTATGATCCGCAGACGGGCATCATTACGTCGCCGGAGCCGGTCCGCCTGGAGCGGGGGCGGGACTGGATGACCGGGGTGGGGCTCCGGGCTTCGGTAAAAACCCAAGAGGTGGACATCTTGCATGAGGTACGCGGTGCGTATATTCCTTAA
- the hprK gene encoding HPr(Ser) kinase/phosphatase, whose translation MERQISLRRLFEDLRGELQWQCLCQPGEENYLGGDLLAEGDAGGAALVGFFNFIRPYPVQIAGDCELAYLRAHPQAMEQFLSPNLRLLIICEGQTLDEHFYGDLNARHIAAMTTPAAAKGVLARVQHYLHRELAARQQVHGVLVDVLGVGLLLQGEVGIGKSELALELVSRGHRLVADDSVLCIREAPNILTGHCPAALQNFLEVRGLGIVNIREFFGAAAIVRSKRIRLVVEIRDMSDTEMANIDRLQGKVDHLDILGIRLPRLCLPVSAVRNLAVLVEAAARSQYVKESGGDMLADFEAQVLQNVGEE comes from the coding sequence ATGGAACGACAAATCAGCCTGCGTCGGCTCTTTGAGGATCTGCGCGGCGAACTGCAATGGCAATGTCTGTGTCAACCGGGTGAAGAGAATTACCTCGGCGGCGATCTGCTGGCGGAAGGCGATGCGGGTGGGGCGGCACTGGTCGGGTTTTTCAATTTTATCCGACCGTACCCGGTACAGATCGCCGGGGATTGCGAGCTGGCCTATCTGCGCGCCCATCCGCAGGCTATGGAGCAGTTTTTGTCCCCCAATTTGCGTCTGCTCATTATTTGTGAGGGCCAGACGCTGGATGAGCATTTTTATGGCGATCTGAACGCCCGCCATATCGCGGCGATGACGACGCCCGCGGCCGCCAAGGGGGTGCTGGCACGGGTGCAACACTACCTGCATCGGGAGCTGGCGGCCCGCCAGCAGGTGCACGGAGTGCTGGTCGATGTGCTCGGGGTCGGACTGCTCTTGCAGGGCGAGGTGGGAATTGGCAAGAGCGAGTTGGCGCTGGAGCTGGTGAGCCGTGGCCATCGCCTGGTGGCCGACGATAGCGTGCTTTGTATCCGAGAAGCCCCGAATATCCTGACGGGGCACTGTCCGGCGGCGCTGCAGAATTTCCTGGAAGTGCGCGGTTTGGGCATTGTCAATATTCGTGAATTCTTCGGTGCCGCCGCCATTGTGCGCTCCAAACGGATTCGGCTGGTTGTCGAAATCCGGGATATGAGCGATACGGAAATGGCGAATATCGATCGGCTGCAGGGTAAGGTGGATCACCTGGATATTCTTGGAATTCGGTTGCCGCGTTTGTGCCTGCCGGTTTCTGCGGTGCGCAATCTGGCGGTGCTGGTGGAAGCGGCAGCACGCAGCCAGTACGTGAAGGAGTCCGGCGGCGATATGCTGGCGGACTTCGAGGCGCAGGTACTGCAGAATGTCGGAGAAGAATGA
- a CDS encoding AsmA family protein produces MAAVFILLMLVVLGGVFFWFAGGPRYAVEEFLAGRLRQPVYLAANPGWHWGKQELRIVLPGLRLGPTDLPLFSASRITVALPWRALLHGRVQLQRIELDTPVLNAPWTGAANASGAALSLPGRVVVRDGTLRWSGVAGHTLSLTAVHGQVLADGPSRLVGDWHWRDKTGRWHFAAGMTSAPTLQARRISLLVGTARDPALLQVGIPTLQSVSGELVLPTMRARWQEQKQGSARLDVQALHLNMAQGRLAMQQGALTVGNDLSLQIRAVALNWKKLQGHLAYQVAIRHLPRIAARCGLSLPKLTDPGALQRLTSTGAIRLDSPHFQWTVAQGDLDNSAWKGKISGTWKPLAIQVHLSVAQLDLGHYLPAPRPGKAVILPALPQQWPVTGEVRIAQLRWGKFRAQNLVIRSAASAAQP; encoded by the coding sequence ATGGCGGCGGTTTTCATTCTGCTGATGCTCGTCGTCCTGGGTGGGGTGTTTTTCTGGTTCGCGGGTGGTCCGCGCTACGCTGTCGAGGAGTTTTTGGCGGGGCGCCTGCGGCAACCGGTGTATCTTGCCGCCAATCCTGGATGGCATTGGGGAAAGCAGGAACTGCGGATCGTGTTGCCGGGCCTGCGCCTTGGCCCGACGGATCTCCCCCTGTTCAGCGCAAGCCGGATCACCGTTGCGTTGCCCTGGCGTGCCCTCCTGCACGGGCGGGTGCAGCTGCAGCGGATCGAGTTGGATACACCCGTATTGAACGCGCCTTGGACCGGCGCCGCCAACGCGAGCGGTGCGGCACTCTCCCTGCCGGGAAGGGTGGTGGTGCGCGATGGCACACTACGCTGGTCCGGTGTGGCGGGACATACACTGTCTTTGACCGCTGTGCATGGCCAGGTGTTGGCAGACGGACCCAGCCGTTTGGTCGGTGACTGGCACTGGCGGGATAAAACGGGACGCTGGCATTTTGCGGCGGGGATGACGTCCGCACCGACGTTGCAGGCGCGCCGCATTTCTTTGCTGGTGGGTACAGCCCGTGATCCAGCGCTGTTACAGGTGGGCATTCCGACACTCCAAAGCGTCTCCGGCGAGCTGGTCCTGCCGACGATGCGCGCCCGCTGGCAGGAGCAGAAGCAAGGCAGTGCGCGGCTGGATGTGCAGGCGTTGCATCTGAATATGGCGCAAGGCCGGCTCGCGATGCAGCAAGGCGCACTGACCGTGGGGAATGACCTGTCGCTCCAGATCCGCGCGGTGGCCCTCAACTGGAAGAAGTTGCAGGGCCACCTGGCCTATCAGGTGGCCATCCGACACTTGCCCCGGATAGCCGCGCGCTGCGGGCTGTCCCTGCCGAAGTTGACCGATCCCGGTGCGTTGCAGCGATTGACGTCGACCGGCGCCATCCGGCTGGACAGCCCCCACTTTCAGTGGACCGTCGCTCAGGGTGATCTGGACAACAGCGCCTGGAAGGGCAAAATATCCGGGACCTGGAAACCGCTGGCGATTCAGGTCCACCTGAGCGTGGCGCAACTCGATCTGGGTCATTACCTGCCCGCTCCCCGGCCGGGCAAGGCAGTGATCTTGCCGGCGTTGCCGCAACAGTGGCCGGTAACGGGCGAAGTCCGCATCGCCCAACTGCGCTGGGGAAAGTTCCGCGCCCAAAATCTGGTCATCCGCAGTGCCGCCTCGGCGGCGCAGCCGTGA
- the lptA gene encoding lipopolysaccharide transport periplasmic protein LptA: protein MRIFLKRLSFQRYWPFLLAVLSASALAAPIAEQGLGKGPIQISADALHGENKPQQQAVYTGNVVMTQGDVVVHADKLTVDAIAGKVHQATAVGSPVTFTMSAAQRHGYGDTLVYKPGKGEIVLTGNAHLWQKKNEISGQQVTYFLQTQQTAVTAAPGKRVQSIFYPAAAGRSAGGGRP from the coding sequence GTGCGTATATTCCTTAAGCGACTTTCATTCCAGCGCTACTGGCCGTTTCTGCTCGCAGTCCTTTCGGCCAGTGCCCTGGCCGCACCTATTGCGGAGCAGGGACTGGGCAAGGGCCCGATTCAGATCAGTGCCGATGCGCTGCATGGAGAAAATAAACCCCAGCAGCAGGCCGTCTATACCGGGAACGTGGTCATGACCCAGGGCGATGTGGTCGTACATGCCGATAAGCTCACCGTCGACGCGATTGCCGGCAAGGTGCATCAGGCTACGGCGGTGGGGAGCCCGGTCACCTTCACCATGTCCGCAGCGCAGCGCCACGGCTATGGCGACACCCTGGTCTACAAGCCTGGCAAGGGCGAGATCGTGCTCACGGGTAACGCCCATCTCTGGCAGAAAAAGAACGAGATCAGTGGGCAGCAGGTCACTTATTTCCTGCAGACTCAGCAAACCGCCGTCACCGCGGCACCCGGTAAGCGTGTGCAATCGATCTTTTATCCCGCTGCGGCGGGCCGCTCCGCTGGCGGTGGGAGGCCATGA
- the lptB gene encoding LPS export ABC transporter ATP-binding protein has translation MSELLQAQSLFKSYRRRVVVRDVSVQVATGEVVGLLGPNGAGKTTTFYMMVGLVRPDRGHIFLQQRDITALPMHERARMGLGYLPQEPSVFRQMSAADNVLAVLETLPLSPVERQERQEQLLSELHLHALRDTKGHSLSGGERRRVEIARALAMSPRFILLDEPFAGIDPISVLEIQRLIRDLRARGIGVLITDHNVRETLGICERAYILHDGKVLTAGSPQEIVDDPMVRQVYLGDQFQI, from the coding sequence ATGAGCGAACTGCTCCAGGCGCAATCGCTGTTCAAGTCGTACCGGCGGCGCGTCGTGGTGCGCGATGTCTCGGTGCAGGTGGCCACTGGCGAAGTGGTAGGGCTGCTCGGCCCCAACGGGGCAGGCAAGACCACGACCTTTTACATGATGGTCGGGCTGGTGCGTCCCGATCGCGGTCATATTTTTTTGCAGCAGCGCGATATTACCGCGCTGCCCATGCATGAACGCGCCCGTATGGGTCTGGGTTATCTCCCTCAGGAACCTTCCGTTTTCCGCCAGATGAGCGCCGCCGATAACGTCCTTGCGGTGCTGGAAACTTTGCCCCTGAGCCCCGTCGAGCGGCAGGAGCGTCAGGAACAACTGCTCAGTGAGTTACATCTTCATGCATTGCGTGACACCAAAGGACACAGCCTTTCCGGTGGTGAGCGGCGGCGTGTGGAAATTGCGCGGGCGCTGGCCATGAGTCCGCGTTTTATCCTGCTCGATGAGCCATTCGCTGGTATCGATCCTATTTCCGTGCTGGAAATTCAACGCCTGATCCGGGACCTGCGCGCGCGCGGCATCGGGGTTCTGATAACCGATCATAACGTGCGCGAGACGTTAGGCATTTGCGAGCGCGCCTATATACTGCATGATGGTAAAGTGCTGACGGCGGGCAGCCCGCAGGAAATCGTTGATGATCCCATGGTGCGGCAGGTTTACCTGGGAGATCAGTTTCAAATCTGA
- the ptsP gene encoding phosphoenolpyruvate--protein phosphotransferase → MSFELAGVGASGGIAIGTALVLEPTTLDIPEHLLPPEAIEPEVLRLRAALSSARDELLAVRDAIPADAPQDTRLFIDAHLLMLDDPALRERPLRSIRDEHRNAAWAIQLERERLLEIFDRMEDPYLRAKREDIIQVTNRVLRYLIGVKTPTLQSAEGQIIIAEDLTPADTVLMKKDKVLAWVTDFGAANSHSAILARSLGLPAVVGMHSATRLLRSGDVVIVDGDQGILLVAPDALILRQYQALQEQRQRRRRLLEEQRDLPAITADGVFIHLRANIELPDDTDMVRRINADGVGLYRSEFLFMNRPDIPDEEEQFLAFARVVEQMGGAPVTIRSLDIGADKGLRSDDAGVHAALNPALGLRGLRFCLRRPEWFRPHLRAILRASALGPVRLMLPMLSSMGQLLQTRALVSELQAELRTEGHACDEEMPLGIMVEVPAVAMAAHYFAGQADFFSIGTNDLIQYALAVDRGDDDVNDLFDPLHAGVLAMIQYTIAAGHARGIPVAMCGEMAANPAFTVLLLGLGLREFSMYPGAIPEVKEVIRQTTIADAEALAARALSGEWPVSMGVRHS, encoded by the coding sequence ATGAGCTTTGAACTGGCGGGAGTTGGTGCCTCCGGAGGCATCGCCATCGGTACGGCGCTGGTGCTCGAGCCCACCACCCTCGATATTCCCGAGCACCTGTTGCCGCCTGAGGCCATAGAGCCGGAAGTGCTGCGCCTCCGCGCCGCCCTGAGCAGCGCCCGGGACGAGTTGTTGGCCGTACGCGACGCCATCCCGGCTGACGCCCCGCAGGACACCCGCCTTTTTATCGATGCGCATCTTCTGATGCTGGACGATCCCGCCCTGCGCGAACGACCCCTGCGCTCCATCCGTGATGAACATCGCAACGCCGCCTGGGCTATCCAGTTGGAGCGAGAGCGGCTGCTGGAGATTTTTGACCGTATGGAAGATCCTTATCTGCGTGCCAAGCGGGAGGATATCATTCAGGTAACCAACCGGGTGTTACGCTATCTGATCGGCGTAAAGACACCCACCCTGCAGAGCGCCGAGGGGCAGATCATCATCGCGGAAGATCTGACGCCCGCCGATACGGTCTTGATGAAGAAAGACAAGGTGCTTGCCTGGGTAACCGACTTCGGCGCCGCAAACTCCCATTCCGCCATTCTTGCCCGCAGTCTTGGCCTGCCGGCCGTGGTGGGTATGCACTCGGCGACGCGCCTGCTGCGTAGCGGCGACGTGGTGATCGTCGATGGCGATCAGGGTATCCTGCTGGTTGCGCCGGACGCCCTGATTTTACGGCAGTATCAGGCTTTGCAGGAACAGCGGCAGCGGCGCCGGCGGCTGCTGGAGGAGCAGCGCGATCTGCCCGCCATAACCGCAGACGGGGTGTTCATCCATCTGCGCGCCAATATCGAGTTACCGGATGATACGGATATGGTGCGGCGCATCAATGCGGATGGTGTGGGCCTTTACCGCAGCGAGTTTCTCTTCATGAATCGTCCGGACATTCCGGATGAGGAGGAGCAGTTCCTTGCCTTTGCCCGGGTAGTCGAACAGATGGGGGGTGCGCCGGTGACCATCCGCTCTCTCGACATCGGTGCCGACAAGGGGCTGCGCAGTGATGATGCAGGAGTCCACGCCGCGCTCAATCCGGCTCTGGGCTTGCGCGGACTGCGGTTTTGTCTGCGGCGCCCGGAATGGTTCCGTCCGCATCTGCGCGCCATTCTTCGCGCCTCGGCACTGGGACCGGTGCGGCTCATGCTCCCCATGCTCAGCAGCATGGGACAATTGCTGCAGACCCGGGCGCTGGTCAGCGAGTTGCAGGCCGAATTGCGCACCGAAGGGCACGCCTGTGACGAGGAGATGCCGCTGGGTATCATGGTGGAAGTGCCGGCTGTGGCGATGGCTGCGCACTATTTTGCCGGGCAGGCCGATTTTTTTTCCATCGGCACCAATGATCTGATTCAGTACGCGTTGGCAGTGGATCGCGGCGATGACGACGTCAACGATCTTTTCGACCCGCTGCACGCTGGGGTGCTGGCGATGATTCAGTACACCATTGCCGCCGGTCACGCCCGGGGTATCCCCGTAGCGATGTGTGGTGAAATGGCGGCAAACCCGGCCTTTACGGTGTTGCTGCTGGGCTTGGGCTTGCGTGAATTCAGCATGTATCCCGGTGCCATTCCCGAGGTCAAGGAGGTGATCCGACAGACGACCATCGCGGATGCCGAAGCCCTGGCCGCACGCGCGCTTTCCGGGGAATGGCCGGTGTCGATGGGGGTCAGACATAGCTAG
- a CDS encoding KdsC family phosphatase: MLPDAALSQRAAQVRLLMLDVDGVLTDGRLFFDDDGRESKAFHVRDGYGIKLLQECHIEVAVITARYSPTAAYRAHDLGIKRIYQGCSDKNLAYTELKIALGLDDAVVAYMGDDLIDLPILTRVGLATAPADAHPEVGCRVHWQSAQRGGRGAVRELCELILQAQGHWPAILARSAGAEP; encoded by the coding sequence ATGTTGCCGGATGCGGCATTGTCGCAACGCGCCGCGCAGGTTCGTCTGCTGATGCTCGATGTGGATGGCGTATTGACGGACGGCCGCCTGTTTTTTGACGATGACGGCAGGGAAAGCAAGGCCTTTCATGTGCGGGATGGTTACGGCATCAAACTCTTGCAGGAATGTCACATCGAGGTTGCCGTCATAACGGCACGCTACTCTCCGACGGCCGCCTATCGCGCTCATGATCTGGGCATCAAGCGGATTTACCAGGGCTGTTCGGATAAAAACCTGGCCTACACCGAACTGAAAATCGCCCTTGGCCTGGATGATGCCGTTGTGGCCTATATGGGGGACGATCTGATCGATCTGCCCATTCTCACCCGCGTCGGCCTGGCGACGGCTCCGGCCGACGCGCACCCGGAGGTCGGTTGCCGGGTACACTGGCAGAGCGCACAGCGCGGTGGACGTGGCGCGGTGCGCGAACTCTGCGAACTGATTCTGCAGGCGCAAGGGCATTGGCCAGCAATCCTCGCCAGATCTGCCGGAGCTGAGCCTTGA
- the hpf gene encoding ribosome hibernation-promoting factor, HPF/YfiA family gives MQITITGQHLDLTDSIKNYADEKIGRLGRYFDHVSNAQVVLKHLPHEKLSNVVDITVNAPGHVFHAEVHDADMYTGIDLVADKLEAQVRSYKEKLQDRRNDQPAGLAAIVEAD, from the coding sequence ATGCAGATTACCATTACCGGGCAGCACCTGGATTTGACGGATTCCATCAAAAACTATGCCGATGAAAAGATCGGGCGCCTTGGCCGTTACTTCGATCACGTCAGCAACGCTCAGGTGGTGCTAAAGCACCTCCCCCACGAAAAACTGAGCAACGTCGTGGACATTACGGTCAATGCTCCGGGGCACGTCTTCCATGCGGAGGTGCATGATGCCGATATGTACACGGGCATAGATCTGGTGGCCGACAAGCTGGAGGCGCAGGTGCGCAGTTACAAGGAAAAACTGCAGGATCGACGTAATGACCAACCCGCCGGTTTGGCGGCCATTGTTGAAGCCGACTGA
- a CDS encoding HPr family phosphocarrier protein has translation MTLRVDYPIINRLGLHARPSAKFVSLSARCPCAVWLERDGQRVNGKSIMGLMTLAAAQGTILTLETDGEGEQACADALLALAADRFGEES, from the coding sequence GTGACACTGCGTGTAGACTATCCTATTATCAATCGGCTCGGTCTGCATGCGCGACCGTCGGCTAAATTCGTCAGCCTCTCGGCACGTTGTCCCTGTGCGGTCTGGCTGGAGCGGGATGGCCAGAGAGTCAATGGTAAGAGCATCATGGGGCTGATGACCCTTGCCGCGGCACAGGGGACCATTCTGACCTTGGAAACCGATGGTGAGGGAGAACAGGCCTGTGCCGATGCCCTGCTTGCCCTCGCGGCGGATCGTTTTGGTGAAGAATCATGA
- a CDS encoding RNA polymerase factor sigma-54, whose protein sequence is MKQGLELKLGQHLAMTPQLQQAIRLLQLSTVDLQQEVQGMLESNPLLDEETGDEGGGGPIPETVELPSEERQLDLAAENILPDELPVDSQWDDIFDMGTSGSGNGSDEDLPDFESRNSRTQSLQDYLRWQADMTHFTADERNMAELIIDAIDERGYLADSLEDLAATMNVQEDALLAVLLRVQDFDPPGVGARNLSECLLLQLKQMVEKDDAHVLLAQRIVKDHLQALGRHDYPRLCTVLGVDEAALRAAMALISALNPKPGEDVGTESTEYVIPDVIVRWAGSRLRTDLNPEAMPKLRINRHYADMAGGKDAAHKYIQDQLNEARWFIKSLQSRQDTILKVARAIVERQKDFFANGPESMRPMVLRHIADAVEMHESTVSRVTNQKYMITPRGLYEFKYFFSSHVGTDSGGSASATAIRALLIKMTQAEDAQHPLSDAEIARVLADQGIQIARRTVAKYREAANVPPASQRRRL, encoded by the coding sequence ATGAAACAAGGCTTAGAACTCAAGCTCGGCCAGCATCTGGCCATGACGCCGCAACTGCAACAGGCGATTCGTCTGCTGCAGTTGTCTACGGTCGATCTGCAGCAAGAGGTTCAAGGTATGCTGGAGAGCAACCCGCTGCTTGATGAAGAAACCGGAGACGAAGGCGGTGGCGGGCCGATCCCGGAGACCGTGGAACTTCCTTCCGAAGAGCGCCAGTTGGATCTGGCGGCTGAGAATATCCTGCCCGACGAGTTGCCGGTAGACAGCCAGTGGGACGACATCTTCGACATGGGAACCTCGGGCTCCGGTAATGGTTCCGACGAGGATCTGCCGGATTTTGAATCGCGCAACAGCCGCACCCAGAGCCTGCAGGACTACCTCCGCTGGCAGGCCGACATGACGCACTTCACTGCTGACGAACGCAACATGGCGGAGTTGATCATCGACGCCATTGATGAGCGTGGTTATCTCGCAGACAGCCTGGAAGACCTCGCCGCCACAATGAATGTGCAGGAGGATGCGCTGCTGGCCGTGCTGCTCCGTGTGCAGGACTTCGACCCGCCGGGTGTTGGCGCGCGCAATCTCAGCGAGTGCCTCCTGCTGCAGCTGAAGCAGATGGTGGAAAAAGATGACGCGCACGTGTTGCTGGCCCAGCGGATTGTGAAGGACCATCTGCAAGCCTTGGGCCGTCATGATTACCCGCGTCTGTGCACGGTGCTGGGCGTGGATGAAGCGGCATTGCGTGCGGCGATGGCGCTGATTTCCGCACTGAATCCCAAGCCCGGTGAAGATGTGGGCACCGAGAGCACCGAGTATGTGATCCCCGATGTGATCGTGCGCTGGGCCGGCAGCCGCCTGCGCACCGATCTGAATCCCGAGGCCATGCCCAAATTACGCATCAATCGTCACTATGCCGACATGGCGGGCGGGAAAGACGCGGCGCATAAATACATCCAGGATCAGCTTAATGAAGCGCGCTGGTTTATCAAAAGCCTGCAAAGCCGCCAAGACACCATATTGAAGGTGGCGCGCGCCATTGTCGAACGGCAGAAGGATTTTTTTGCCAACGGGCCCGAATCCATGCGGCCCATGGTTCTGCGTCACATCGCCGATGCAGTGGAAATGCATGAGTCTACGGTGTCGCGGGTCACCAACCAGAAATACATGATCACACCCCGCGGCCTCTACGAGTTCAAATATTTTTTTTCCAGTCATGTCGGTACCGACAGCGGGGGCTCTGCGTCGGCCACTGCCATTCGCGCGTTGCTCATCAAGATGACGCAGGCGGAAGACGCACAACACCCCCTCAGCGACGCGGAAATTGCCCGGGTGCTGGCCGATCAGGGCATTCAGATCGCGCGGCGAACGGTGGCCAAGTACCGCGAAGCGGCCAATGTCCCACCGGCGAGCCAGCGCCGTCGTTTGTGA
- a CDS encoding PTS sugar transporter subunit IIA produces MITIVLLTHAGMGQAFATALRHIFGTMPPALEVLEILPDQPPEEGRRRLWSLLEKMPEGDAMLILNDLYGATPANLIPAILPEDRVAAVSGLNLAMLLRALSRRSEGLAAARQGALEGGVRGVVDILARRNTPELREG; encoded by the coding sequence ATGATTACCATCGTGCTCCTGACCCATGCCGGTATGGGTCAGGCCTTTGCAACCGCGCTCCGGCATATTTTCGGGACCATGCCGCCGGCGCTGGAAGTGCTGGAAATTCTGCCTGATCAGCCGCCTGAGGAAGGTCGGCGGCGCTTGTGGAGCTTGCTGGAGAAAATGCCCGAGGGCGATGCCATGCTGATCTTGAATGATCTTTACGGAGCCACTCCCGCCAACCTCATTCCAGCCATTCTCCCGGAAGATCGGGTGGCGGCGGTGAGCGGCCTGAATCTCGCCATGCTTCTGCGTGCCTTGTCGCGGCGCAGTGAAGGATTGGCGGCAGCGCGCCAGGGCGCCCTGGAGGGTGGGGTCCGCGGTGTCGTCGATATCCTCGCGCGCCGGAATACACCAGAATTGCGGGAGGGCTGA
- the rapZ gene encoding RNase adapter RapZ, with protein MAERDFIIVSGLSGSGKSTVLQALEDQGYYCVDNLPATLLVDFGAQLARRDASSMLAAVSIDVRNREFLAALPQALADLRQRYALCPRILFLEADEGTLLRRFSETRRRHPLTDDLAAALGESLLTVLRREREMVQPLADVADKRLDTSQINTHQLRLRVQAWSLASRHYSGLVLLLQSFAFKKGLPLDSDFVFDLRALPNPHYDPELRALTGRDAPVRDFLEKSPEVARSFVSLRTFLQTWLAPFAQEHRNYVTVSLGCTGGQHRSVYMVEALARLLAGEGQRVLIQHRELGITETLT; from the coding sequence ATGGCGGAGCGGGACTTTATCATTGTCAGCGGCCTGTCCGGCTCTGGAAAATCCACGGTTCTGCAGGCCCTGGAGGATCAGGGCTATTATTGCGTCGATAATCTGCCGGCCACCTTGCTGGTGGATTTCGGAGCCCAACTGGCGCGGCGGGACGCCAGTTCCATGCTCGCAGCGGTGAGTATCGACGTGCGTAACCGCGAGTTTCTCGCGGCTCTGCCACAAGCATTGGCCGATCTGCGCCAGCGTTACGCTCTGTGCCCGCGCATCCTTTTCCTGGAAGCGGATGAGGGTACGTTGCTGCGCCGTTTCAGTGAAACCCGCCGTCGTCATCCTCTCACCGATGACCTCGCGGCAGCCTTGGGCGAATCGCTGCTCACGGTGTTGCGGCGTGAACGCGAGATGGTCCAACCCCTTGCCGATGTGGCGGATAAGCGCCTCGATACCTCCCAGATCAACACCCACCAGTTGCGTTTGCGGGTGCAGGCATGGAGTCTGGCGTCACGCCATTACAGCGGGCTGGTTTTGCTGCTGCAGTCTTTTGCCTTCAAGAAAGGCCTTCCCCTGGATTCCGATTTTGTTTTTGATCTGCGCGCGCTGCCCAATCCACATTACGATCCCGAACTCCGGGCCCTGACCGGTCGTGACGCGCCGGTGCGGGATTTCCTGGAAAAATCTCCCGAAGTGGCCCGTTCCTTCGTCTCCCTGCGCACGTTCCTGCAGACGTGGCTGGCGCCTTTTGCACAGGAGCACCGTAACTATGTGACGGTTTCTCTGGGTTGTACCGGGGGACAGCACCGCAGCGTATATATGGTGGAGGCATTGGCCCGCCTGCTGGCCGGAGAAGGGCAGCGCGTCCTGATCCAGCATCGGGAACTGGGCATTACGGAGACGCTGACATGA
- a CDS encoding PTS sugar transporter subunit IIA, with protein MTTLPLAPANICMDPPVADAGDVLRTLAGILAGSTGLSAETIAEALQNREAQGSTGIGHGVALPHARLEGVQQTAIAALRTAQGIPFSAPDGVIVHLFIAVVVPKAAATAHLETLSALAARLAVDDVREGLLKARNSAEFFRLLTNPA; from the coding sequence ATGACGACTCTGCCTCTTGCTCCGGCAAATATTTGTATGGATCCGCCCGTGGCTGATGCCGGTGATGTGCTGCGGACGCTGGCGGGAATCCTGGCAGGGTCTACCGGGTTATCGGCCGAAACGATTGCCGAGGCCCTGCAGAACCGCGAGGCGCAGGGTTCAACCGGTATCGGGCACGGCGTGGCTTTGCCCCATGCACGTCTAGAGGGCGTGCAGCAGACAGCCATCGCCGCGTTGCGCACGGCGCAGGGTATCCCGTTCTCGGCGCCGGACGGGGTCATCGTGCATCTTTTTATCGCAGTGGTGGTGCCCAAAGCGGCCGCGACCGCACATCTGGAGACACTTTCCGCGCTGGCCGCCCGCCTCGCCGTGGACGACGTGCGCGAAGGGCTGCTGAAAGCCCGGAATTCCGCAGAGTTTTTTCGCTTGTTGACCAATCCTGCGTAA